In Kordia antarctica, the following proteins share a genomic window:
- a CDS encoding pyrophosphohydrolase domain-containing protein, with protein sequence MKRRIEAVTEFHSAFGLGIKNTPTANLGEAKNMLRFNLMKEENEEYLEAAQNNDLIEVADALGDMLYILCGTIIEHGMQEKIEEVFEEIQRSNMSKLGADGKPIYREDGKVLKGPSYFKPNIGAILAGK encoded by the coding sequence TTGAAAAGAAGAATAGAAGCCGTAACAGAATTTCATTCAGCATTTGGTTTAGGAATTAAAAACACACCAACTGCCAATTTAGGAGAAGCCAAAAATATGCTTCGTTTTAACTTAATGAAAGAAGAAAATGAAGAATACCTAGAAGCCGCGCAAAACAATGACTTAATTGAAGTTGCAGACGCTTTAGGCGATATGCTATACATTCTATGCGGAACCATCATAGAACACGGAATGCAAGAAAAAATAGAAGAAGTTTTCGAAGAAATTCAACGTAGCAACATGAGCAAACTCGGCGCAGACGGAAAACCAATCTACCGTGAAGATGGAAAAGTCCTCAAAGGACCAAGCTATTTCAAACCAAACATTGGCGCAATCTTAGCGGGTAAATAG